The nucleotide window TTTCTATACTTTCTGTTACTGTTTTATGGTCTGCCAAATTATGCCACCTACCTATAAGCTAATATTAATTATTTATTATATTCAAAAGTAACTGTTAAATTAAGAGTAATATAAATTACGGGTTATTCAATGTATATTTGACTGATGCAAGTTATTCGATGAATGTTTGATTGACGCAGATTCTTCAAATGAACATTTAATTGAATTTGTTCCAAAACTATTTCCGGGTCTTCTAGACCAACATTTGAGTAGAGAGCTAATAAACAGCATTCAATGGGAATAAGCTGTTGGTATAAACACGAATAGTCGAGTTTGAAACTCAGTTTGTTGCTTTAGACGCAGCCCATGTCTCCAAAAGTGATGTCAATGCACTCACGACACATCATTCTAGGAAGATCTTTCTTTAACGTCAAGTGGGGAAGTGGATATCCTCCTTTCATTGGCAACTCTACTTGTTTGATATGGTCAATACAAAGTCCTTTTCCACAGACAATGCAAACACCTACTGCTTCATTTACTTTATTTTCTTCAGAGCAATCATAACATTTAAGCATTCGTGATCACCTCAACAAACCTCATTAAACAAGCAGTTTTCCTTCAGGGATTCATGACAAGGAAGGCACAAAATTCTTTTAATGTGTTCAAGGTCAGGCTTCAGTTCAACAGGATAACTTCCTTCCCAAACAGGAGTTTCCTCACGAATAAGGTGCTCTTTGCAAACCCCTCTACCACATGCAATACAAATTCCAACAGCGTCAGTATCTTTACCTTCTCTGGCGCATTCATAGCATTTCATAAGCTTTCCTCCAGATGAAAAATTGTTCAGTTGCCAA belongs to Methanosarcina barkeri 3 and includes:
- a CDS encoding DUF2180 family protein: MLKCYDCSEENKVNEAVGVCIVCGKGLCIDHIKQVELPMKGGYPLPHLTLKKDLPRMMCRECIDITFGDMGCV
- a CDS encoding DUF2180 family protein: MKCYECAREGKDTDAVGICIACGRGVCKEHLIREETPVWEGSYPVELKPDLEHIKRILCLPCHESLKENCLFNEVC